GTGTAGAAGAAAGACAGTGAGATGGTTCAAGCGGATCATGTGAGGGAGTCGTTGCTGGAGCTAACCCGAACCCCTTCCAAGGGGTTGTCTGAGATGGTAAAAGCTTCAGAGACCAACAATGGTAATGGGGTTGAATGTAATTATCACAACCAACAGCAACATCTCCACAATCAGCGTATCACTTCCCATCACCACCAACTCCATCACTTCCCACCAAAGCAAGCGGCATGACCTtttatcttttttctttcttcaagTTGTGCATGAGACAGGGACTTTAGACCCTTTAGCTTATATTCGTAGAATAATATGCTTGCTGTAAGCATTTTGGTAGACAGATAAGACCATTAAGGGTCGATCTGTGGGATTAGTTTATATGTAAAAGGTTTGCTGAAAACTGAAAAGCATTGGAGCCAATCAAAAGACTGGCACCTAATCATTGATCTAAGACTTTTTTCTTTTTACCGTTTCTGCAGTAGCCATGGCAGATCTTAATTTCCACACCCATCTTAAATTAAGGTGAACTTTACAAATTACGCCTCACTAATCTATTGAgtactttgatttttttttttttacgaccCACCATCGATTATTCTCTTTAAATGTTGCTTTGTCCCAGAGAAAACACATTTCAATATTGAAAACAATTATATACCAATGCTTCATTTGACAAAGCAAAGATGGAATCCATCAAGTATCTACTTCTAGTTTCCAAATCATTAGTTCGAATCTGCTCCAAATTGGCTGTGAATTGTAAACCTAATatccaaatttgaaaattatcTAAATTCATGATACCAAGGGAAAGATAGAGAGATCCGATTTTTCACTAGGGCACTTGAAAGGAAAATAAATGCACAACTTGATGAAACCATCGTATGGTGTATAAATTTACTTTAGTATGTCACTGAGTTAAAACTCATCGTCATCTTCCTCTGCAATATGCTTTGCAAGCTCTTGCTCCTGTTGTTGTCTTTCTCTCCGCTTCTCAGCACTTTCTTTCTCCTTGTGGGAGTTTGGCGGGAACCGAAGTGCACGCACTGCCTCGTTATGCATATTGAGGCAGAAAGCAATCCTAGAATTGAATACCGTTTGAGGCTCAGTCATAGAGTAGATGTCTCCAGTCTCCTTTGACAGCATACATCTACTTGCATGATCCAATATCGCATCAATAGCTCCATCTCTGATTGCCTTAGCTACTATGCTTTCAGCATCAGCAACAGAATCCAATCTAAGCTTCTTGGCAACATCAACCAGTGAGATGCGAGAATATGAGATACTTATGTTGCGTAGCCCAGTCCGAATGACATTATGCCGCAGCCTTACAATCAAATTATGGGTCCGGTCTGAACTGAAAGTACTGGAGAACTTCTCAGCAACAGATCTGAAGAGCTCCAGATCACCAATGCGTACAGCCTGAATACATGCAAACATTTATCGTGTTCTCAAAACCAGTAGTAAAATCTTGGAATTGCTGAGACTGAAGAGGCAATTAAAAAATGATTATAACTCTTGGTTTTGTGCTAAATTTTGTGATGTAGATAACTACAATGCAAAGTTCGATGATAATATGCGCGAGGCACATGACGTTCTCTCTTTTTCCTTATTGGGAAATATATGCGTGGAATATATCAGATGTTAGTCCTCTATAAAGCAAGATGAATATAAAATCAACTCTGATAAACTCAAACTCACATTTGTCAGTTCAAAATATGGCCTCAATGCTTTCTCCATCCCTTTCTGCATAAAAACAGTCCTCTCAGGGATTTCTCCTAGCAATAATCGGACGATGATTGCCCATTTGTTGCATTGAACCCGAAAATCAAGAGCTGCAATAGGGGCTTTCCGAGCAGCTTGGAGAAGACACTCTTTGGCATCAGTGTACTCCAATTGGATTGTCCTAATCTTCCCCAAGTAAAAGAGGTACCGGCAAAACTGCACAGGAGAAACTTTTGTCTTAGGATATGAAAGCTGATTATAATGTTTTTATATAACCATAATTATAAGCTATATCAATCCTCCAGGCAAACATTTCATAACCATAACTATATAACTGCAATTTACTGGTCAAAGACAAAAAAGATGTAAAAGTTTGCGACTTGCCTGCTGATTTGAGTGAGCTTCAAATCTAGGTGCCTTTGATCTCAGCTTCTCAGCTTGATCATACAAATTGTAATGGAGGTAATTGCGAAGTAGCAGGTTGAGAAGTGTCTCCTTCATGAGAGCAATATCCAAATATAAGACTCTTAACA
This window of the Gossypium arboreum isolate Shixiya-1 chromosome 12, ASM2569848v2, whole genome shotgun sequence genome carries:
- the LOC108476683 gene encoding probable 26S proteasome non-ATPase regulatory subunit 3, with translation MTQDVEMKEQAAPSNSLPSFSPSTLHHLKEIASLIETGAYDREVRRILRAIRLTMALRRKLKASALSSFLNFTLIPGSEALTRLSSFLPKEDEHAMEVDTAISAPQAPAKHSLPEIEIYCYLLVLMFLIDQKKYNEAKACSSASIARLKNINRRTVDVLAARLYFYYSLCYELTGDLAEIRGNLLSLHRIATLRHDELGQETLLNLLLRNYLHYNLYDQAEKLRSKAPRFEAHSNQQFCRYLFYLGKIRTIQLEYTDAKECLLQAARKAPIAALDFRVQCNKWAIIVRLLLGEIPERTVFMQKGMEKALRPYFELTNAVRIGDLELFRSVAEKFSSTFSSDRTHNLIVRLRHNVIRTGLRNISISYSRISLVDVAKKLRLDSVADAESIVAKAIRDGAIDAILDHASRCMLSKETGDIYSMTEPQTVFNSRIAFCLNMHNEAVRALRFPPNSHKEKESAEKRRERQQQEQELAKHIAEEDDDEF